A genomic segment from Micropterus dolomieu isolate WLL.071019.BEF.003 ecotype Adirondacks linkage group LG03, ASM2129224v1, whole genome shotgun sequence encodes:
- the si:dkey-82o10.4 gene encoding m-AAA protease-interacting protein 1, mitochondrial produces the protein MQRITGLAACRDLGGLAARSPGLCAWKRSSSCSRQPAVHRQWAGVFVRTARPFTVESWAHCRRLCRRRFVFAGQTHRLCSSQPGDDDPRRTSGGHSGISVIGTPDPITWIRCKVIMYLIDLYFELDVNSVEFDRGVKQALVHVSSMMSSGSYHRLVGIVSNEMIDYVEKRCRSLTDAQRQQLAVKMDDIIFMLPEDVSVVFDQHGRKFCFIVMRFWFLSTHEGPDDPEGTKIFKVSPREDGGPQKKIVTAVYEFHRELTRGASPDWTVKTVWHWQWKLAE, from the exons ATGCAGCGGATCACCGGCCTCGCTGCGTGCCGGGACCTCGGCGGACTTGCAGCGCGCTCACCCGGGCTCTGCGCCTGGAAAAGAAGCTCGAGCTGCAGCAGGCAACCGGCCGTGCACCGGCAGTGGGCGGGGGTGTTTGTGCGTACAGCGCGTCCTTTCACTGTGGAGTCTTGGGCACACTGCCGGAGACTGTGCAGGAGGAGGTTCGTGTTCGCCGgtcagacacacagactgtgcagctcacagcccGGAGACGACGACCCGCGAAGGACCTCCGGCGGTCATTCCGGTATCTCCGTGATCGGCACCCCGGACCCGATAACATGGATCCGGTGTAAAGTCATCATGTATCTCATCGATCTGTACTTTGAGTTAGACGTCAACTCTGTAGAGTTTGACAGAGGAGTAAAGCAG GCTTTGGTCCATGTCTCCAGCATGATGTCCAGTGGCAGCTACCACAGGCTGGTGGGGATAGTATCCAATGAg ATGATTGATTATGTTGAGAAGAGGTGCAGGTCGCTCACCGATGCTCAGAGACAGCAGCTAGCTGTCAAAATGGACGATATTATATTTATGCTGCCGGAAGACGTGTCTGTCGTGTTTGATCAACACG GTAGAAAGTTCTGCTTCATCGTCATGAGGTTTTGGTTCCTGTCAACACACGAAGGCCCTGATGACCCCGAGGGCACAAAGATCTTCAAAGTATCCCCTCGGGAAGATGGCGGCCCACAGAAGAAAATAGTGACAGCAGTCTATGA ATTCCACCGAGAGCTGACGAGAGGAGCCTCTCCTGACTGGACGGTCAAGACTGTTTGGCACTGGCAGTGGAAACTGGCTGAGTGA